The following coding sequences lie in one Chanos chanos chromosome 4, fChaCha1.1, whole genome shotgun sequence genomic window:
- the sp2 gene encoding transcription factor Sp2 isoform X1: MSDQKDSMATTVAVSPSEYLQPSATASQDSQPSPLALLAATCSKIGPPAAQAPVSTPPAQPTTRRLHPIKPAPIAPAPPKNLGFLSAKGNVIQLPAGLGTSGASPILLTIQSPSRPTGTPTTNIQYQVVPQIQSTQTIQMVPQGGQIQIIPGTNQAIITTPITVPAATPTSTPITTATSQKTVAIKPSTQKRRQNNTNIVRLPSGLTLPLNVATGEVSGAQVVTETTTTTPPPAKTSRRGRKKQVPVAPPAPAPQPASPVGEQVETLLIETTADNIIQAGNNLLIVQSPGGSQPAVVQQVQLVQQKADQQVVQIPPQALKVVQAASATLPPVPQRQPAAPSLQMTSAEPTQVLIKTASGEWQAVQLQETTVPASVTPASSTTTVPAPCTGTVKKTQAGARKERTLPKIAPAGSLITLNAAQLTSAAQAVQTININGVQVQGVPVTITNAGGQQHLTVQTVQGGGLQLGSVQAQTQPLQVEQTLALELQSQPGEKKRRMACTCPNCKDAEKRPGEQGKKKHICHIPGCEKTFRKTSLLRAHVRLHTGERPFVCNWVFCGKRFTRSDELQRHARTHTGDKRFECNQCQKRFMRSDHLTKHYKTHINTKNL; this comes from the exons ATGAGCG ATCAAAAGGACAGTATGGCCACCACTGTTGCTGTCAGTCCCAGTGAATATCTCCAACCCTCAGCTACTGCTTCACAG GATTCCCAACCCTCTCCACTGGCTCTCTTGGCTGCCACTTGCAGTAAAATTGGCCCTCCAGCTGCTCAGGCACCTGTCAGCACCCCACCAGCCCAGCCAACTACGCGTCGTCTGCACCCCATCAAGCCAGCACCCATTGCCCCAGCACCTCCCAAAAACCTTGGCTTCCTGTCAGCCAAAGGCAATGTAATTCAGCTTCCTGCTGGCCTTGGCACCTCAGGGGCCAGCCCTATCCTCCTGACTATCCAGAGCCCTTCTCGCCCTACAGGCACCCCAACTACCAACATCCAGTACCAGGTGGTGCCTCAGATACAGAGCACCCAGACCATCCAGATGGTTCCTCAGGGTGGTCAGATACAGATCATTCCTGGTACCAACCAAGCAATCATCACCACACCTATAACAGTTCCAGCAGCCACGCCCACCTCAACACCTATTACAACTGCTACATCACAGAAAACAGTGGCCATTAAGCCCTCCACACAGAAACGAAGGCAGAACAACACCAATATTGTGCGGCTGCCAAGTGGACTCACGCTTCCTCTCAACGTTGCGACAGGTGAAGTGAGTGGGGCTCAGGTTGTAACAGAGACCACGACCACTACTCCTCCACCTGCGAAAACCTCCAGAAGAGGCCGGAAAAAGCAGGTGCCAGTTGCTCCACCTGCTCCTGCCCCCCAGCCAGCCTCACCTGTAGGTGAGCAGGTGGAGACGCTCCTTATAGAAACAACTGCAGACAATATCATCCAG GCGGGCAATAACCTGCTGATCGTCCAGAGTCCGGGAGGGAGCCAGCCTGCCGTGGTGCAGCAGGTGCAGTTAGTCCAGCAGAAGGCAGATCAGCAGGTGGTGCAGATACCCCCACAGGCTTTGAAGGTGGTACAAGCTGCTTCGGCCACTCTTCCCCCTGTCCCTCAGAGACAACCTGCTGCTCCCAGCCTACAGATGACCTCAGCTGAACCCACACAG gtGCTTATTAAAACTGCCTCAGGTGAGTGGCAGGCTGTGCAACTACAAGAGACCACAGTTCCTGCCTCTGTTACGCCTGCATCCAGCACCACAACTGTCCCAGCACCGTGTACTggaacagttaaaaaaacacaggcgGGGGCACGGAAGGAGAGGACCTTGCCAAAAATTGCCCCTGCAGGGAGTCTCATCACTCTGAATGCTGCCCAGCTCACATCAGCTGCCCAGGCCGTTCAGACCATTAATATCAATGGAGTCCAGGTACAGGGTGTGCCTGTCACCATTACTAATGCTGGCG gTCAACAACACCTTACGGTACAGACGGTCCAGGGTGGGGGGCTGCAGCTGGGGAGTGTTcaggcacagacacagcctCTCCAGGTGGAGCAGACACTGGCGCTGGAGCTGCAGAGTCAGCCTGGGGAAAAGAAGCGTCGCATGGCATGCACTTGCCCCAACTGCAAGGACGCAGAGAAAAG GCCTGGAGAGCAAGGGAAGAAGAAGCACATTTGCCACATCCCTGGATGTGAAAAGACTTTTCGGAAGACATCTCTGCTCAGAGCGCACGTTCGTCTGCACACTGGCGAACGGCCGTTTGTCTGTAACTGGGTCTTCTGTGGGAAGCGCTTCACACGCAGCGATGAGCTACAGAGGCATGCAAGGACACACACAG GAGACAAGCGCTTTGAGTGTAATCAGTGTCAAAAACGCTTCATGCGGAGTGACCACCTCACAAAgcattacaaaacacacatcaacaccaaGAACTTGTGA
- the sp2 gene encoding transcription factor Sp2 isoform X2: protein MATTVAVSPSEYLQPSATASQDSQPSPLALLAATCSKIGPPAAQAPVSTPPAQPTTRRLHPIKPAPIAPAPPKNLGFLSAKGNVIQLPAGLGTSGASPILLTIQSPSRPTGTPTTNIQYQVVPQIQSTQTIQMVPQGGQIQIIPGTNQAIITTPITVPAATPTSTPITTATSQKTVAIKPSTQKRRQNNTNIVRLPSGLTLPLNVATGEVSGAQVVTETTTTTPPPAKTSRRGRKKQVPVAPPAPAPQPASPVGEQVETLLIETTADNIIQAGNNLLIVQSPGGSQPAVVQQVQLVQQKADQQVVQIPPQALKVVQAASATLPPVPQRQPAAPSLQMTSAEPTQVLIKTASGEWQAVQLQETTVPASVTPASSTTTVPAPCTGTVKKTQAGARKERTLPKIAPAGSLITLNAAQLTSAAQAVQTININGVQVQGVPVTITNAGGQQHLTVQTVQGGGLQLGSVQAQTQPLQVEQTLALELQSQPGEKKRRMACTCPNCKDAEKRPGEQGKKKHICHIPGCEKTFRKTSLLRAHVRLHTGERPFVCNWVFCGKRFTRSDELQRHARTHTGDKRFECNQCQKRFMRSDHLTKHYKTHINTKNL, encoded by the exons ATGGCCACCACTGTTGCTGTCAGTCCCAGTGAATATCTCCAACCCTCAGCTACTGCTTCACAG GATTCCCAACCCTCTCCACTGGCTCTCTTGGCTGCCACTTGCAGTAAAATTGGCCCTCCAGCTGCTCAGGCACCTGTCAGCACCCCACCAGCCCAGCCAACTACGCGTCGTCTGCACCCCATCAAGCCAGCACCCATTGCCCCAGCACCTCCCAAAAACCTTGGCTTCCTGTCAGCCAAAGGCAATGTAATTCAGCTTCCTGCTGGCCTTGGCACCTCAGGGGCCAGCCCTATCCTCCTGACTATCCAGAGCCCTTCTCGCCCTACAGGCACCCCAACTACCAACATCCAGTACCAGGTGGTGCCTCAGATACAGAGCACCCAGACCATCCAGATGGTTCCTCAGGGTGGTCAGATACAGATCATTCCTGGTACCAACCAAGCAATCATCACCACACCTATAACAGTTCCAGCAGCCACGCCCACCTCAACACCTATTACAACTGCTACATCACAGAAAACAGTGGCCATTAAGCCCTCCACACAGAAACGAAGGCAGAACAACACCAATATTGTGCGGCTGCCAAGTGGACTCACGCTTCCTCTCAACGTTGCGACAGGTGAAGTGAGTGGGGCTCAGGTTGTAACAGAGACCACGACCACTACTCCTCCACCTGCGAAAACCTCCAGAAGAGGCCGGAAAAAGCAGGTGCCAGTTGCTCCACCTGCTCCTGCCCCCCAGCCAGCCTCACCTGTAGGTGAGCAGGTGGAGACGCTCCTTATAGAAACAACTGCAGACAATATCATCCAG GCGGGCAATAACCTGCTGATCGTCCAGAGTCCGGGAGGGAGCCAGCCTGCCGTGGTGCAGCAGGTGCAGTTAGTCCAGCAGAAGGCAGATCAGCAGGTGGTGCAGATACCCCCACAGGCTTTGAAGGTGGTACAAGCTGCTTCGGCCACTCTTCCCCCTGTCCCTCAGAGACAACCTGCTGCTCCCAGCCTACAGATGACCTCAGCTGAACCCACACAG gtGCTTATTAAAACTGCCTCAGGTGAGTGGCAGGCTGTGCAACTACAAGAGACCACAGTTCCTGCCTCTGTTACGCCTGCATCCAGCACCACAACTGTCCCAGCACCGTGTACTggaacagttaaaaaaacacaggcgGGGGCACGGAAGGAGAGGACCTTGCCAAAAATTGCCCCTGCAGGGAGTCTCATCACTCTGAATGCTGCCCAGCTCACATCAGCTGCCCAGGCCGTTCAGACCATTAATATCAATGGAGTCCAGGTACAGGGTGTGCCTGTCACCATTACTAATGCTGGCG gTCAACAACACCTTACGGTACAGACGGTCCAGGGTGGGGGGCTGCAGCTGGGGAGTGTTcaggcacagacacagcctCTCCAGGTGGAGCAGACACTGGCGCTGGAGCTGCAGAGTCAGCCTGGGGAAAAGAAGCGTCGCATGGCATGCACTTGCCCCAACTGCAAGGACGCAGAGAAAAG GCCTGGAGAGCAAGGGAAGAAGAAGCACATTTGCCACATCCCTGGATGTGAAAAGACTTTTCGGAAGACATCTCTGCTCAGAGCGCACGTTCGTCTGCACACTGGCGAACGGCCGTTTGTCTGTAACTGGGTCTTCTGTGGGAAGCGCTTCACACGCAGCGATGAGCTACAGAGGCATGCAAGGACACACACAG GAGACAAGCGCTTTGAGTGTAATCAGTGTCAAAAACGCTTCATGCGGAGTGACCACCTCACAAAgcattacaaaacacacatcaacaccaaGAACTTGTGA
- the socs7 gene encoding suppressor of cytokine signaling 7, whose translation MNNAQDMSPDFVLMRLVSAAEDDRLDEENGNLSSRSGVSASFGQEVLGHGNIKRTFDCAQNETTGLARHLSPMNKASQPSGSEAPDTGVMATRPSVSFPPPSLNSTEAHNCDFAHRGNMRPQLLVFRNITREASGLSENNLEDLHQPWAQKEQISASAPGSSGINNNPLGGVDAQQNRSWALHPQIKLSAAASQTNSAELCYRHRLITDKPDWPPVGDKINPIAVVESQWGCTAAPIDPQLPDGPVFDLAQKFGELGVADVSELSLKDGELPHCSCQRVLGPGAAGIGQGEDPTETSDALLVLEGLGTEEVTGLSTNTCQTNDSEIQDRGRSCILAGKKDLVDKMSGAFGLSCFPSVLTGQAVGMAGRLCSPSCRETQLCCLLRDSLNPGPHEDPAEIHTPKVPSPSGESIVGSSQDTPCSSQTSTPKTRADKSDSSSRMSVHPGGGEKTLKVPGKSRKGSLKIRLSKLFRTKSCSGSNSHLEKRPSVTFSISSAGSLMDMYGASGGEPDLGSQPGLTRAQSAFSAASLAPAFTGETVSLVDVDISQRGRNSSHPPTPPPPPRRSLSLLDDIGGPQPGPFLVSVMGASLQSLPLPLPPPPPLHTTIQHSLSLNDAFFRALPHSTSSQMDTPAPSRVAPPPIVCPLRGPDASSFTASLRELERCGWYWGPMNWEDAEMKLKGKPDGSFLVRDSSDPRYILSLSFRSQGVTHHTRMEHYRGTFSLWCHPKFEDRCHSVVEFIERAIMHSKNGKFLYFLRSRVPGLPPTPVQLLYPVSRFSNVKSLQHLCRFCIRQLVRIDHIQELPLPKPLISYLRKFYYYDPEEEMYLSVKGIRQATPIDQEAESQT comes from the exons ATGAACAACGCACAAGATATGTCTCCCGATTTTGTCTTGATGCGACTGGTCTCAGCGGCCGAGGATGACCGCTTGGACGAGGAGAATGGGAATTTGTCGTCGCGCAGTGGAGTATCGGCTAGTTTCGGACAGGAGGTCTTAGGTCATGGAAATATCAAACGTACCTTCGATTGTGCACAGAATGAAACGACTGGGCTTGCACGACACTTGTCACCAATGAACAAAGCATCGCAACCCAGCGGTAGTGAGGCACCTGACACGGGAGTGATGGCGACTAGACCCTCGGTGTCTTTTCCGCCTCCTTCCCTTAATTCTACCGAGGCCCATAATTGTGACTTCGCTCACAGAGGAAACATGCGGCCCCAGCTTCTAGTATTTCGGAATATAACGAGAGAGGCCAGTGGACTCTCCGAAAATAATTTGGAGGATCTACATCAGCCATGGGCTCAAAAGGAACAAATCTCAGCCAGCGCACCCGGGTCGAGTGGCATCAACAATAATCCGCTTGGCGGTGTGGATGCTCAACAGAATCGTAGCTGGGCTTTGCACCCTCAGATCAAATTGTCTGCGGCTGCTTCGCAAACTAACAGCGCCGAACTGTGCTACCGGCATCGCTTGATCACTGATAAACCTGACTGGCCTCCAGTTGGGGACAAAATCAACCCTATAGCTGTTGTCGAATCCCAGTGGGGTTGCACAGCAGCACCGATAGATCCCCAGCTCCCTGACGGGCCTGTGTTTGATCTTGCTCAGAAATTCGGGGAACTGGGTGTCGCTGATGTTTCAGAGCTTTCGCTAAAGGATGGTGAACTGCCACACTGCTCCTGTCAGAGAGTATTGGGTCCGGGAGCTGCTGGAATTGGACAAGGAGAGGACCCGACTGAGACTAGCGACGCATTGCTGGTGCTGGAAGGGCTTGGGACGGAGGAGGTGACTGGCCTGAGTACAAATACTTGCCAAACAAATGACTCGGAGATTCAGGACAGGGGACGATCGTGCATCCTAGCGGGAAAGAAAGACTTAGTGGATAAGATGTCAGGTGCATTTGGACTCAGCTGTTTTCCTTCGGTATTGACTGGGCAAGCGGTGGGCATGGCCGGACGACTTTGCTCGCCATCCTGCCGCGAAACGCAACTGTGCTGTTTGTTACGAGACTCTCTAAACCCCGGGCCGCATGAGGACCctgcagaaatacacacacccaaggTGCCGTCACCATCCGGAGAGTCTATTGTCGGATCCAGCCAAGATACACCTTGCTCAAGCCAAACGTCGACCCCGAAGACACGCGCTGACAAAAGTGACAGTTCGTCTCGTATGTCAGTGCACCCTGGAGGAGGTGAAAAGACGCTGAAAGTGCCAGGGAAGTCCAGAAAGGGCTCTCTTAAAATTCGCCTGAGTAAACTTTTCAGAACTAAGAGCTGTAGTGGCTCTAATAGCCATCTAGAGAAGAGACCCTCAGTAACATTTTCAATTTCTTCTGCTGGGAGTTTAATGGACATGTATGGTGCAAGTGGTGGCGAACCAGACCTGGGCAG CCAACCTGGACTAACAAGGGCCCAAAGTGCCTTCTCTGCTGCTTCTCTTGCTCCAGCATTCACAG GAGAGACTGTGTCCTTGGTGGATGTGGACATTTCCCAGAGAGGAAGAAACTCTTCTCATCCACCTACTCCACCGCCACCGCCACGCCGGAGTCTCAGCCTGCTGG ATGATATAGGAGGGCCACAGCCTGGGCCTTTCCTAGTGAGTGTTATGGGGGCATCCCTGCAGTCTCTCCCcctgcctcttcctcctcctcctcccctccatACCACCATCCAGCACAGTCTCAGCCTCAATG atgctTTTTTCCGGGCACTTCCGCATTCCACCTCTTCTCAGATGGATACTCCTGCTCCCTCCAGAGTGGCTCCACCTCCAATCGTCTGCCCTCTTAGGGGACCCGATGCCAGCAGCTTCACTGCCAGTCTGAGAGAGCTAGAGCGG TGTGGCTGGTACTGGGGTCCCATGAATTGGGAGGATGCAGAGATGAAGCTGAAGGGGAAACCTGATGGTTCGTTCCTAGTGCGGGACAGCTCAGACCCGCGCTACATCCTCAGCCTGAGCTTCCGCTCTCAAGGGGTCACCCACCACACACGCATGGAGCACTATAGAG GAACTTTCAGTTTATGGTGCCATCCGAAGTTTGAAGACCGCTGTCATTCTGTGGTTGAGTTTATTGAGCGTGCCATAATGCATTCTAAGAATGGGAAATTCCTCTACTTCCTGCGTTCACGCGTGCCTG GGCTTCCACCAACCCCGGTACAGCTGTTGTATCCAGTGTCCCGTTTCAGCAATGTGAAGTCTCTCCAGCATCTGTGTCGTTTCTGTATCCGACAACTCGTCCGGATCGATCACATCCAGGAACTCCCTCTGCCCAA ACCACTGATCAGCTACCTAAGAAAATTTTACTACTATGACCCAGAGGAGGAGATGTATCTGTCAGTCAAAGGCATTCGCCAGGCAACACCAATAGACCAAGAGGCAGAGTCTCAAACGTAG